In Vanrija pseudolonga chromosome 4, complete sequence, a single window of DNA contains:
- the RCY1 gene encoding Recyclin-1: MPQPFSFSSPAKGEKSLLDFDDVPLPSRPAAGARTTGFFALAPSAGPAAPSTAPGAWYNTYKRKHLELVPLCLHLRSSPSPSATLSLLFPPDAKTALPPSLEAQGELLLVLLRFLSARLQPLPDWGFLRQSLLAAADRFDSTCLVAFETADSRKDEAGMHTAAEASWRVWDAGGGERSEWECGRVWIEKREVFYDTAKWDASENIIKVPDPTGTALVKQLDFTPMDAFMSHVLESFRIDAETAVRVFPAGARVVHSFAERLADEVIGEYIQTLLGQTRIMSPDLFLRATAASFIQAWKLVDVSAEVLGDKQTETTPKMIENVVYHMFETHMDEYLDEETEWVKTALDGICNAWDAELGTTTRTKKTQNGSAQPQFLTASNPDQVKRNVLAGFRDVLLLPVTIVPRAVTFGVTAIAAGGTQAVSGLSMLNPQKWAASTSSTTAEKIGTKGKVVNGEAIFDVSVPGPDDDEKAEDRDEIDELSEKTGSALTVPLPASTAPSNGATPEPGAKDDFDRLQLLVSLDTALELIHGDRESLKRTETFGKYPAKTGTKVREAIEEIFILLLKAVGDRHIAPGFRIATQQMLTYKPADHAQSNSVAPLLQFFELVHVGDTIQSMVQVYFDKEVAQYVDKTDFLNPVMREKKRFESVLDDAVAAGLNAGIEVLMNQVEHIIVVKTGPREYYPEPGVPMELGPTLGCREAIKSLEMHCNLLKGSTTKEVLEVFYQEVGIRLQAILQRHLKRQIISLEGGFQIIADLNAYHAFVASLKQQRITDDFANLKMLGHVYIVSDAKDLAQIVRDVTRYGGTFTPEDIYEFIQRRSDWKKIEKTVDKAMYALSVREDCVIM; the protein is encoded by the exons ATGCCCCAGCCGTTCAGCTTCTCGTCGCCTGCAAAAGGAGAAAAGAGCctgctcgactttgacgacgtgCCCCTCCCGTCTCGGCCAGCTGCGGGCGCCCGCACGACGGGCTtcttcgcgctcgcgccgtcggccggaCCGGCTGCGCCCAGCACTGCCCCTGGGGCATGGTACAACACGTACAAGCGCAAGCATCTCGAGCTGGTGCCCCTGTGCCTCCACCTGCggagctcgcccagcccgagCGCGACGCTGTCGCTCCTCTTCCCGCCCGATGCGAAGACTGCGCTCCCGCCGAGCTTGGAAGCGCAGggggagctgctgctcgtgctgtTGAGGTTCCTCTCCGCCCGCCTGCAGCCCCTGCCAGACTGGGGGTTCCTCCGCCagtcgctcctcgccgcggcggaccgCTTCGACTCGACATGCCTGGTTGCATTCGAGACTGCCGACAGCCGAAAGGACGAGGCGGGTATGCacactgccgccgaggccagctGGCGCGTGTGGGATGCTGGAGGaggcgagcggagcgagtggGAATGTGGCCGCGTGTGGATCGAGAAACGCGAGGTCTTCTACGACACGGCCAAGTGGGACGCATCGGAGAATATCATCAAGGTGCCCGATCCAACTGGGACTgcgctcgtcaagcagctcgactTCACGCCCATGGACGCGTTCATGAGCCATGTGCTCGAGTCGTTCcgcatcgacgccgagacggcaGTGCGCGTGttccccgccggcgcgcgggtcgtGCACTCGTTTGCCGAGCGGCTCGCGGACGAGGTTATTGGCGAGTACATTCAGACTCTGCTTGGCCAGACGCGCATCATGTCGCCAGACTTGTTTCTGCGCGCCACTGCCGCGTCATTCATCCAGGCGTGGAAGCTTGTCGACGTGTCAGCAgaggtgctcggcgacaagcAGACGGAAACGACACCCAAGATGATTGAAAACGTCGTCTACCACATGTTCGAAACGCACATGgacgagtacctcgacgaggagacggaATGGGTCAAGACGGCGCTTGACGGCATCTGCAACGCGtgggacgccgagcttggaacgacgacacggacaaAGAAGACGCAGAACGGGTCGGCACAACCACAGTTCTTGACAGCGTCCAACCCGGACCAGGTCAAGCGCAACGTGCTCGCTGGGTTCCGCGATGTGCTCCTGTTGCCCGTGACCATTGTGCCCCGTGCCGTGACGTTCGGCGTAACGGCCATCGCAGCTGGTGGCACGCAGGCGGTGTCAGGCCTGTCGATGCTCAACCCGCAAAagtgggcggcgtcgacatcgtcCACGACCGCAGAGAAGATCGGCACAAAGGGCAAGGTTGTGAACGGTGAAGCCATCTTCGATGTCTCCGTCCCCGGGCcagatgacgacgagaaggcggAAGACCGGGACGAGATTGACGAGCTGAGCGAGAAGACGGGCTCGGCACTCACCGTGCCactgccggcgtcgactgcCCCGTCGAACGGCGCGACGCCAGAACCCGGAGCAAAGGACGACTTTGACCGCCTCCAGCTGCTCGTGTCCCTCGATaccgccctcgagctcatccACGGCGACCGCGAGAGCTTGAAGCGCACCGAGACGTTTGGCAAGTACCCCGCCAAAACGGGCACCAAGGTCCGCGAGGCGATTGAGGAGATCTTCATCCTGCTGTTAAAGGCCGTCGGAGACAGACATATCGCACCTGGCTTTAGGAT TGCCACACAACAAATGCTCACGTACAAGCCGGCCGACCACGCGCAGTCCAACTCTGTCGCGCCGCTGCTACAGTTCTTTGAGCTCGTGCATGTCGGTGACACAATCCAGAGCATGGTCCAGGTCTACTTTGACAAGGAGGTGGCGCAGTACGTCGACAAGACCGACTTCTTGAATCCTGTCATGCGGGAGAAGAAGCGGTTTGAGAGTGTCTTGGACGATGCTGTGGCTGCGGGCTTGAACGCCGGTATTGAGGTCCTCATGAACCAA GTCGAACATATCATCGTCGTCAAGACTGGCCCGAGAGAATACTACCCCGAGCCAGGAGTACCCATGGAGCTCGGCCCCACCCTCGGCTGCAGAGAAGCCATCAAATCCCTCGAGATGCATTGCAACCTGCTCAAGGGCAGCACGACAAAGGAAGTCCTCGAAGTGTTCTACCAGGAGGTCGGTATCCGTCTGCAAGCCATCCTCCAGCGGCACCTCAAGCGCCAGATCATCTCCCTCGAGGGCGGGTTCCAGATTATCGCCGACCTGAACGCGTACCACGCCTTTGTGGCCTCGctcaagcagcagcgcatCACCGACGACTTTGCAAACCTCAAGATGCTGGGGCACGTGTATATCGTGTCGGACGCCAAGGACCTGGCGCAGATTGTGCGCGACGTCACTCGCTACGGCGGCACGTTTACCCCCGAGGACATCTACGAGTTTATCCAGAGACGCAGCGACTGGAAGAAGATTGAGAAGACTGTAGACAAA GCCATGTACGCCTTGTCTGTGCGTGAAGACTGTGTCATCATGTAG
- the ryh1 gene encoding GTP-binding protein ryh1, whose translation MSAPTPDAAAPGGSTSSSLLKKFKLVFLGEQSVGKTSLITRFMYDTFDNTYQATIGIDFLSKTMYLEDRTVRLQLWDTAGQERFRSLIPSYIRDSSVAVIVYDITSRASFLNTTKWVDDVRNERGDDVIIVLVGNKTDLNDKRQVTPEDLDKRAKELGVMSIETSAKAGHNVKALFKKIALALPGGNADAGAAAANQKIDVSAPAEEIPSASSCAC comes from the exons ATGTCCGCACCTACACcagacgccgcggcgccgggcggctcgacctcgtcgtcgctgctcaaGAAGTTCAagctcgtcttcctcggcgagcagagCGTGGGCAAGACGTCGCTCATCACGCGCTTT ATGTACGACACGTTTGACAACACGTACCAGGCGACGATTG GCATCGACTTCCTGTCCAAAACAATGTACCTCGAGGACCGGACGGTGCGGTTGCAACTCTGGGACACtg CTGG ACAA GAACGCTTCCGTTCCCTCATCCCGTCGTACATCCGAGATTCATCAGTCGCGGTGATTGTCTATGACATTACGA GCCGCGCATCCTTCCTCAACACGACCAagtgggtcgacgacgtgcgcaacgagcgcggcgacgacgtcatcatcgtgctcgtcggcaacaAGACCGACCTGAACGACAAGCGCCAGGTGACTcccgaggacctcgacaagcgggccaaggagctcggcgtgaTGAGCATTGAGACGAGCGCAAAGGCCGGGCACAACGTCAAGGCGCTGTTCAAGAAGattgcgctggcgctgcctgGTGGCAATGCGGACGCTGGGGCTGCGGCCGCAAATCAGA AGATCGACGTctccgcgcccgccgaggagatcccctcggcttcgtcgtgcgcgtgctAG
- the PA2218 gene encoding putative protein — MVHNGNYTTTRTTFPSHGETCAGILCTPNGKAPFPAVVLLGPYSFQKEQAPLHYACRLADEGYVALAFDPRTVGESTGTPRRLENPKMKNEDAVSAITYLESLPQVDAKRIYAAGICQGGPELLDVASYDKRIRAVASVTGYFRDRETDLFMIAAGVTLNPFDEATAPTEQEREKLLSDRLARAQAAKDKYESTGEVVYAPLVAPELGDRVKGSDAGLPGPLVWSWYGPWTLKGWENKYAIMSDLDHFDYSTVEGVSKLNTPALIIHGDMCMNSAAAKRHFDSIPTKDKKLVWDNDVNHFQYYDSPDIVDRTAGKIAEWFNAH; from the exons ATGGTCCACAACGGCAActacaccaccacgcgcaccACCTTTCCGTCGCACGGCGAGACGTGCGCCGGCATTCTCTGCACGCCCAACGGCAAGGCCCCTTTCCCCGCCGTGGTCCTCCTGGGCCCCTACTCGTTCCAGAAGGAGCAAGCACCGCTGCACTATGCCTGCCGGCTCGCGGACGAGGGTTATGTCGCACTTGCGTTTGACCCGCGCACCGTCGGCGAGAGTACCGGCACCCCGCGTCGCCTCGAGAACCCCAAGATGAAGAatgag GACGCCGTGTCGGCCATCACGTACCTCGAGTCCCTTCCCCAGGTGGACGCCAAGCGGATctacgccgccggcatctGCCAAGGTGGacccgagctcctcgacgtggCCTCATACGACAAGCGTattcgcgccgtcgccagcgtcACGGGCTACTTCCGAGACCGCGAGACGGACCTGTTCATGatcgcggccggcgtgacCTTGAACCCGTTCGACGAGGCAACTGCGCCAACggagcaggagcgcgagaagcTTCTCTCTGaccggctcgcgcgcgcccaggccgccaaggacAAGTACGAGTCCACCGGCGAGGTGGTCTACGCGCCCTTGgtcgcgcccgagctcggcgaccgcgtcaaGGGCTCCGACGCCGGACTGCCCGGCCCGCTCGTGTGGTCCTGGTACGGCCCGTGGACGCTCAAGGGCTGGGAGAACAAGTACGCCATCATGTCGGACCTGGACCACTTCGACTACTCCACCGTCGAGGGCGTGAGCAAGCTCAACACCCCCGCACTCATCATCCACGGCGACATGTGCATGAACTCTGCTGCGGCGAAGCGCCACTTCGACTCCATCCCGACCAAGGACAAGAAGCTCGTGTGGGATAATGACGTCAACCACTTCCAGTACTACGACTCGCCGGATATCGTCGACCGCACCGCGGGCAAGATTGCCGAGTGGTTCAACGCGCACTAA
- the mfs1_1 gene encoding MFS glucose transporter mfs1, which translates to MSKSKLRGNALLYSTSVFLSIGVWLFGVMSVNQPTATQIGNMVAILEIGAFITSLLAARLADTYGRRWTMRLGAVLFSAGGCVQTATNGYLMMVVGRFISGCGVGMLSMIVPIYQAEISPADHRGFLGALEFTGNIVGYASSVWIDYACSYIQSNWSWRLPLSIQVWGGLILAVGSFVCPESPRYLIDTDRDAEGLAVISDFAGTGEDDPKVLEEYNEIRDGVLADRAVGDRSYKALWTRYRGRVLIAMSSQLFAQLNGINVISYYAQAGWIGRDAILMTGINAIFYIAASIPPWWLTDAVGRRPILLTGAISMAVALTATGWFIYVDQSYTPNAVVVWVIIYNAAFGMSWGPIPWLYPPEIMPLPFRAKGVSLSTATNWIANYWVGVTTPLFQQLIGWRLYIMHAFFCVVSFILVYFLYPETRGVPLEEMDRLFGDESTPYGDDDDDQSDIDASESSSLVSGSRQGSRRGSGTSPAPFSRTPARAENSLVGRVTDAMFRSGSGRDGGRGRYKAIDPEEQ; encoded by the exons ATGTCCAAGTCCAAGCTGCGCGGCAACGCGCTCCTGTACTCGACCTCCGTGTTCCTCTCGATCGGGGTATGGTTGTTTGG CGTCATGTCTG TCAACcagccgacggcgacacaGATCGGAAA CATggtcgccatcctcgagaTCGGCGCGTTCA TCACCTCCCTCCttgccgcgcgcctcgccgacacgTATGGCCGGCGCTGGACGAtgcgtctcggcgccgtgctcttCTCCGCTGGCGGCTGCGTGCAGACGGCTACTAACGGGTACTTGATGATGGTTGTCGGGCGGTTCATTTCCGGCTGCGGCGTGGGCATGTTgag CATGATCGTGCCGATTTACCAGGCCGAGA TCTCGCCCGCCGACCACCgcggcttcctcggcgcgctcgagttCACGGGCAACATTGTTGGCTATGCGTCGTCTGTG TGGATCGACTACGCGTGCAGCTACATCCAGTCCAACTGGTCGTGGCGCCTCCCGCTCTCGATCCAGGTGTGGGGCGGGCTCATCCTCGCGGTCGGGAGCTTTGTGTGCCCCGAGTCGCCTCG CTACCTCATCGACACggaccgcgacgccgagggcctggCTGTCATCTCTGACTTTgcgggcacgggcgaggacgaccccAAAGTCCTGGAAGAGTACAATGAGATCCgggacggcgtgctcgcggaT CGTGCGGTCGGAGACAGGTCGTACAAGGCTTTGTGGACGCGATACCGTGGACGCGTGCTCATCGCTATGAGTAGTCAGCTGTTTGCGCAGCTGAATGGGATCAACG TCATCTCGTACTATGCTC AAGCCGGTTGGatcggccgcgacgccatcCTCATGACGGGCATCAATGCCATCTTCTACATCGCCGCGTCCATCCCTCCCTGGTGGCTCActgacgccgtcggccgccgGCCTATCCTCCTAACTGGAGCCATCTCCATGGCTGTGGCGTTGACAGCCACCGGGTGGTTCATCTACGTCGACCAGTCGTACACCCCCAACGCCG tcgtcgtctGGGTCATCATCTACAACGCGGCATTTGGCATGTCCTGGGGCCCAATCCCGTGGCTCTACCCGCCCGAGATCATGCCACTGCCTTTCCGGGCCAAGGGTGTTTCCCTATCAACCGCGACG AACTGGATTGCAAACTACTGGGTCGGGGTCACGACCCCGCTGTTCCAGCAGCTTATCGGGTGGCGCCTGTACATCATGCACGCGTTCTTTTGCGTCGTGTCGTTTATCCTAG TCTACTTCCTCTACCCCGAGACGCGCGGTGTGCCGCTAGAGGAAATGGACAGGTTGTTTGGCGACG AATCAACGCCATatggcgatgacgacgacgaccaatCGGATATCGATGCGTCTGAAAGCTCGTCCCTCGTGAGCGGCAGCCGCCAGGGCTCtcgacgaggcagcggcaccTCGCCTGCACCATTttcgcgcacgccggcgagggcggaaAACTCGCTGGTTGGGCGCGTGACCGATGCCATGTTCCGGAGCGGCAGCGGACGCGACGGTGGCAGGGGCCGATACAAGGCCATTGACCCCGAGGAACAATAG
- the SPAC1F7.11c_2 gene encoding putative transcriptional regulatory protein, with amino-acid sequence MAPVPIAPKPPSPESSSASSRVLASAPVVERKKRGRKRYSCAECRRLKLKCSKVWPCTMCERRGCASICPEGVLERERPRPKQQEDLSKEQMAHRIAVLEAALSSSASSRHAHAAPIRPPASPRVSPTIRRISPLPKAEIIAPPGTLSGAGGETRYVGSLAGSAYLRERDAVLPQLPTLATSFDGRQFAAPRRLSPEAASMMRSESGAARAKAFLPSWEEAGHMLQSYWDHVNWIHQTIPRATLDAYLASAYDPDAATAPHALACVFLAMALGVLFDIARAPFHPRGRELFLIAQDILHRSPSKPSVALVQAQVLLGTYILNDNDADGAERYWTILGSAIKSAQSVGLHRDGAAFGLSPAEVDERRVLFWELMEYDRTQALSFGRPCGLSNRHADTRFLERSDSLPDESGYHAAKHRLVRMLEAVIDVQVQPTPVSYATVVELDGQLQEFRRTLPESLMSNVAIQDLPLDTDQHPHLVLQRLGIRLLIAETRLHLNRAAFVQALKTNPLAPSQSPFSGSFVALYESAQEIVQVVKQLVLYSPALAERWWFFWFHVFSAAVCLAAIAIEAPTCGFATPAFSGLSIVCDLSAAARDGCRVKEGLGTLLGLRRRARDRLEHVQRAQSIRHSRPGSASSDEKARSDDEVLDRLLFPAERAKPSVEESKAANNKVDDAIPGGNHLPLWPDTASVLTAKGSDLHLPPILGQFEPAPQWA; translated from the exons ATGGCGCCGGTCCCCAtcgcgcccaagccgcccagcccggagagcagcagcgcgagctcgcgcgtgcTTGCGTCCGCGCCCGTCGTGGAGAGGAAGAAGCGCGGGAGGAAGCGGTACTCTTGTGCCGAGTGTCGCCG GCTCAAGCTGAAATGCTCTAAAGTGTGGCCTTGCACCATgtgcgagcggcgcggctgcgcgTCCATCTGTCCCGAGGGCGtgcttgagcgcgagcggcccAGACCAAAGCAGCAGGAGGATCTGAGTAAAGAGCAGATGGCGCACCGGATagccgtgctcgaggcggcgctgtcgtCTAGCGCATCATCGCGtcacgcgcacgccgcgcccatccggccgccggcgtcgccgcgcgtcTCGCCGACCATTCGGCGCATATCCCCGCTGCCCAAAGCCGAGATCATCGCGCCCCCGGGCACGTTGAGCGGCGCGGGAGGCGAGACGCGCTACGTCGGCAGTCTGGCAGGCAGCGCGTACCTCCGCGAGCGGGACGCCGTGCTCCCGCAGCTGCCGACGCTGGCCACTTCCTTTGACGGGCGGCAGTtcgccgcgccccgccgcctgAGCCCCGAAGCGGCCAGCATGATGCGCAGCgagagcggcgccgcgcgcgccaaggctTTCCTTCCCTCctgggaggaggcggggcaCATGCTCCAGAGCTACTGGGACCACGTTAACTGGAT ACACCAGACGATCCCGAGGGCGACGCTGGATGCGTACTTGGCCAGCGCTTATgaccccgacgcggcgacggcgccacaTGCGCTGGCGTGTGTGTTCCTCGCCATGGCGTTGGGGGTTCTATTCGAcattgcgcgcgcgccat TCCAcccgcgcggccgcgagctctTCCTCATAGCCCAGGACATCCTCCACCGGTCCCCCTCGAAGCCCAGCGTCGCGCTAGTCCAGGCCCAAGTCCTACTGGGGACGTACATCctcaacgacaacgacgcaGACGGCGCAGAGCGCTACTGGACTATCCTCGGCAGCGCTATCAAGAGCGCGCAGAGCGTCGGCCTgcaccgcgacggcgcggcgttcggcctctcccccgccgaggtcgacgagcgccgcgtgctcTTCTGGGAACTGATGGAGTACGACCGTACCCAGGCGCTCAGCTTCGGCAGGCCGTGCGGCCTGAGCAACCGCCATGCGGACACTAGGTTCCTCGAGCGCAGTGATAGCCTGCCCGACGAGTCGGGGTATCATGCCGCCAAGCACCGCCTCGTGCGCATGCTCGAGGCGGTCATCGACGTGCAGGTCCAGCCGACGCCCGTGTCGTATGCGACGgttgtcgagcttgacggGCAGCTACAGGAGT TCCGCCGAACCCTCCCCGAATCACTCATGTCCAATGTCGCGATCCAGGACCTGCCCCTCGACACCGACCAACACCCGCACCTCGTcctgcagcgcctcggcatccGCCTGCTCATCGCCGAGACGCGGCTGCACCTGAACCGCGCGGCGTTCGTGCAGGCGCTCAAGACgaacccgctcgcgccgtcccAGAGCCCCTTCTCCGGCTCCTTCGTGGCGCTGTACGAGAGCGCGCAGGAGATCGTGCAGGTCGTGAAACAGCTTGTACTTTACTCTcctgcgctcgccgagcggtGGTGGTTCTTCTGGTTCCATGTCTTCTCTGCCGCGGTGTGCCTCGCGGCCATCGCGATCGAGGCGCCGACGTGCGGGTTCGCGACGCCTGCTTTTTCAGGGCTGTCGATCGTGTGTGATCTgtctgctgcggcgcgggaCGGGTGTCGCGTCAAGGAGGGCCTGGGGACGTTGTTGGGGTTgaggcggcgtgcgcgggaCAGGTTGGAGCAcgtccagcgcgcgcagagTATCCGCCACAGCCGTcccggcagcgcgagcagcgacgagaaggcgcgctccgacgacgaggtgcttgATCGTCTGCTGTTCCCCGCTGAACGCGCCAAGCCCTCCGTCGAGGAGAGCAAGGCGGCCAACAAtaaggtcgacgacgcgattCCCGGAGGTAACCACTTGCCCCTGTGGCCCGACACCGCGTCGGTCCTCACCGCCAAGGGCTCCGACTTGCACCTGCCACCCATCCTGGGGCAGTTTGAACCCGCCCCCCAGTGGGCATAG
- the ARO80_1 gene encoding Transcriptional activator ARO80, giving the protein MNADADAAAQHAAEEAKKERAKRGYRACLHCRSRKAKCDLGDIDAPSSPPCSRCRRESRECVFAPSRRGGNNAKKRRDAEAAAGNGGGSSGGGGGGSLGLTTGAPLPPPHRAPPSAYPPNVDVLNPSPKTEVYLFNHPSVSSTDMSPGTDPSPIAMLSDAGRDSISGHSMRHERERERPRSPDTKRRRLHLGPSLQTTDPSSIVVADMQNESDALHILALASAGRPSSEGSKSPRQAAARAPVRRRFESPARIEDFALIRLGIVDEETVTRLTNVFFRFHHHFFPMVPAAMIPRTPEQLAELAVSERYLVSAMIIIASRNDRAPGMRTVHERAWGVMRGWISDIACLGAPPTVGFVEALLLLAENLPRDPPYPGSGDPVHAQGFGEEVHGSENRQAWMLIGTAIRAAYMLGLDKLALKLLNETERTFEVERARLAYTYCYLFDRHVSLRLGKAFWSRGPNLCFQGFSASAQTGPAAAPGNFPFLREIAGSSPAGEYQQEDLASLIQTYLELTQLMSNAHDVLYPNPARTRSLVVYGEYFKYIDELARSLDGFKILWRDKKWKLFPLTDAVWAMFYYTQLYICAFSFQAHVERASIRAEEEYNNDTTHDGPRPPLSLFPRGAAASPDARYIFQSIDAARQLLHICVDRLHPGGALPYLPNRFLLWFTYAAIVLLKALYSGAMLRADHAPAHKLIDRLCECFAEASLDKDHPAVRYGLQLQSLRRKLAGMSNSAHSPTGGNTVPLPQSVKTPVEKTPGVDTSVPWIGDPPPSDSSWFPSAPAASAPISFPYSTPVPGTAPAAYVAPPHQQPLSEVVNLHPRDVTVDNNLGFATLDDWFGMAGNGGQSENPFEALDLADFWMKVGPGEAQGGFPFR; this is encoded by the exons AtgaacgccgacgccgacgcagcggCGCAGCACGCGGCCGAAGAGGCGAAAAAGGAGCGCGCAAAGCGTGGCTACCGCGCATG CCTGCACTGCCGGAGTCGCAAGGCCAAGTGTGACCTG GGGGACATTGACGCgccgtcctccccgccgtgcagccggtgccggcgcgaATCGCGCGAGTGCGTGTTCGCGCCGTCCCGCCGAGGGGGCAACAACGCGAAGAAGCggcgcgatgccgaggccgcagctggcaacggcggcggcagcagcggcggaggcggaggcggctcgctcggcctgacgactggcgcgccgctgcccccgccccaccgcGCACCGCCATCAGCGTACCCGCCCAACGTGGACGTGCTCAACCCGTCCCCAAAGACAGAGGTGTACCTGTTCAACCACCCGAGCGTGAGCTCGACCGACATGAGCCCCGGGACGGACCCGAGCCCGATCGCGATGCTGTCCGACGCCGGGCGGGACAGCATCAGCGGGCACTCGAtgcggcacgagcgcgagcgcgagcggccgcgctcgcccgacACGAAGCGCCGCCGACTGCATCTCGGCCCCAGCCTGCAGACGACGGACCCGAGCTCTATCGTCGTGGCGGACATGCAGAACGAGAGCGACGCGCTGCACATCCTCGCGCTGGCTagcgccggccggccgtcCTCGGAGGGAAGCAAGTCCCCCCGccaggcggccgcgcgcgcgcccgtaCGACGCAGGTTCGAGAGCCCGGCGAGGATTGAGGACTTTGCGTTGATCCGCCTCGgcattgtcgacgaggagacggtcACAAGGCTCACGAATGTCTTCTTCCGGTTCCACCACCACTTCTTT CCCATGGTCCCCGCTGCCATGATCCCCCGCACgcccgagcagctcgccgagctggcggtaTCCGAGCGCTACCTCGTCTCGGCGATGATCATCATCGCGAGCAGAAACGACCGCGCGCCGGGCATGCGGACGgtgcacgagcgcgcgtgGGGGGTGATGCGCGGCTGGATCTCGGACATTGCGTGCCTCggtgcgccgccgacggtcgggttcgtcgaggcgctcttGCTGCTCGCGGAGAACTTGCCCCGCGACCCGCCGTACCCTGGCTCTGGGGACCCAGTGCACGCGCAGGGCttcggcgaggaggtgcacGGCAGCGAGAACCGCCAGGCGTGGATGCTGATCGGGACGGCTATCCGCGCTGCGTACATGCTCGGCCTGGacaagctcgcgctcaagctcctcAACGAGACGGAACGCAcgttcgaggtcgagcgcgcaCGCCTCGCATACACGTACTGCTACCTCTTTGACCGGCA CGTGTCCCTCCGCCTAGGCAAGGCATTCTGGTCGCGTGGGCCCAACCTCTGCTTCCAGGGCTtcagcgcgtcggcgcagactggccccgcggccgcgccgggcAACTTTCCGTTCCTGCGCGAAATTGCTGGCTCCTCCCCAGCGGGCGAGTACCAGCAGGAGGACCTCGCGTCGCTCATCCAGACCTACCTCGAGCTCACGCAGCTCATGAGCAACGCCCACGACGTGCTGTACCCCAACCCTGCGCGCACGCGGTCGCTCGTCGTCTATGGCGAGTACTTCAAGTACAttgacgagctggcgcgcaGCCTCGACGGCTTCAAGATCCTGTGGCGCGACAAGAAGTGGAAGCTCTTCCCGCTGACGGATGCCGTCTGGGCAATGTTCTACTACACCCAGCTGTACATCTGCGCGTTCAGCTTCCAGGCGCATGTGGAGCGCGCGTCGATTCGCGCGGAGGAAGAGTACAACAATgacacgacgcacgacggacctcggcctccgctGTCGCTGTTCCCCCGTGGGGCCGCTGCGTCCCCGGACGCACGGTACATCTTCCAGTCgatcgacgcggcgcggcagctGCTACATATCTGCGTCGACAGACTCCACCCCGGTGGAGCGCTGCCGTACCTCCCCAACCGCTTCCTCCTGTGGTTCACCTACGCGGCGATTGTGCTTCTCAAG GCGCTCTACTCTGGTGCCATGCTCCGCGCAGACCACGCTCCGGCGCACAAGCTGATCGACCGGCTGTGCGAGTGCTTCGCGGAAGCCTCGCTCGACAAGGACCACCCGGCGGTGCGCTACGGCCTGCAGCTCCAGTCTCTGCGGCGCAAGCTCGCGGGCATGTCCAACTCGGCACACTCGCCTACCGGGGGCAACACGGTGCCTCTCCCGCAGTCAGTCAAGACGCCGGTCGAGAAGAcccccggcgtcgacacgtCAGTGCCGTGGATCGGCGACCCGCCGCCTTCCGACTCGTCATGGTTCCCCtctgcgccggccgcctcggcgcccatcTCGTTCCCGTACTCGACGCCAGTgccgggcacggcgccagcggcgtaTGTCGCCCCACCGCATCAGCAGCCGCTGTCCGAGGTCGTCAACCTGCACCCGCGCGACGTGACCGTCGACAACAACCTTGGCTTTGCCACACTGGACGACTGGTTCGGCATGGCGGGCAACGGCGGCCAGAGTGAGAACCCCTTCGAGGCCCTCGATCTCGCCGATTTCTGGATGAAGGTGGGGCCTGGCGAGGCCCAGGGCGGGTTCCCGTTCCGCTAG